In a single window of the Pseudoxanthomonas sp. F37 genome:
- a CDS encoding response regulator transcription factor, translating into MRILLVEDDLSLGEGIRTALRRGAFAVDWVQDGASGLLALRGGGFDLVVLDLGLPRMDGIEVIRQLRATGDPVPVLVLSARERPADRTLGLDVGADDYLGKPFDTAELLARVRALIRRSAGRANPTLESGPLRLDPATLTATWKGRPVDLTRREFALLRVLMEQRGRPMARDAIQRHLYGWDADVASNAVDVHVHQLRRKLEPGIIRTVRGLGYALGDAVGDAP; encoded by the coding sequence ATGCGCATCCTGCTGGTGGAAGACGATCTGTCGCTGGGCGAAGGCATCCGTACCGCGCTGCGGCGTGGCGCCTTCGCCGTCGACTGGGTGCAGGACGGGGCCAGCGGGCTGCTGGCCCTGCGTGGCGGCGGTTTCGACCTGGTCGTGCTGGACCTGGGGTTGCCGCGGATGGACGGCATCGAGGTGATCCGCCAGCTGCGCGCCACCGGCGATCCCGTGCCGGTCCTGGTGCTGAGCGCGCGCGAGCGCCCGGCCGACCGCACTCTCGGCCTGGACGTGGGCGCGGACGATTACCTGGGCAAGCCCTTCGATACCGCCGAACTGCTGGCGCGCGTGCGTGCGCTGATCCGGCGCAGCGCCGGCCGCGCCAATCCCACGCTGGAGTCGGGCCCGCTGCGGCTGGATCCGGCCACGCTCACCGCCACCTGGAAAGGGCGGCCCGTGGACCTGACCCGCCGCGAGTTCGCGCTGCTGCGCGTGCTGATGGAGCAGCGCGGTCGTCCGATGGCGCGCGATGCGATCCAGCGGCACCTGTACGGCTGGGATGCGGACGTGGCCAGCAACGCCGTCGATGTGCATGTCCACCAGCTCCGCCGCAAGCTGGAGCCCGGCATCATCCGCACCGTGCGCGGACTGGGCTATGCCCTGGGCGATGCCGTCGGGGATGCCCCATGA
- a CDS encoding ATP-binding protein, whose amino-acid sequence MLWLLLGTLAVVMAAAGLLSYRAGLQEAGEMFDARLVQSTRVLVSLVDEPLSELNAYPGEPIVLRGWHGQAHGVGEALAFNDGHAYENKLAFQVWDAQGRLLLRSDSAPEQPLAQRRAGYEDVEIDGARWRSFTLQSPKGRWFQSAELADIRQELAGDIAGGTLLPLLLSLPLIALLVWWSVALATRSLRRMSHEIGQRDPERMTPLDPAQVPQEARGLAEAINGLLQRLDAALARERNFVADAAHELRTPISALKVHADNACHAGDDGERQASLQLLDASVQRVERLVAQLLSLSRAESTGRVVARARLDLAALAGIEIDAARPLLDARGQTLRLDLQPVLVSGDEIALGLLVRNLVENAARYAPAGATVQVRTWKADGRAFLAVDDSGPGIPDDERERVFDRFYRRLGSRHEGSGLGLAIVKEVVTAHAGTIRLAQSSQWGGLSVSVELPCLA is encoded by the coding sequence CTGCTGTGGCTGTTGCTGGGCACGCTGGCGGTGGTGATGGCGGCGGCGGGCCTGCTCAGTTACCGGGCCGGGCTGCAGGAAGCCGGCGAGATGTTCGACGCCCGCCTGGTGCAGTCCACGCGCGTGCTGGTCAGCCTGGTCGACGAGCCGCTCAGCGAACTCAATGCCTATCCCGGCGAACCCATCGTGCTGCGCGGCTGGCATGGGCAGGCGCATGGCGTGGGCGAGGCGCTGGCGTTCAACGACGGGCATGCGTACGAGAACAAGCTGGCCTTCCAGGTATGGGATGCGCAGGGGCGCCTGCTGCTGCGCTCGGACAGCGCGCCCGAGCAGCCGCTGGCGCAGCGCAGGGCGGGTTACGAGGACGTGGAGATCGATGGTGCCCGCTGGCGTTCCTTCACGCTGCAGTCGCCGAAGGGCCGCTGGTTCCAGTCCGCCGAACTGGCCGACATCCGCCAGGAACTGGCCGGGGACATCGCCGGCGGCACGCTGCTGCCGCTGCTGCTGTCGCTGCCGCTGATCGCCCTGCTGGTCTGGTGGAGCGTCGCACTGGCCACGCGCTCGCTGCGGCGCATGTCGCACGAGATCGGCCAGCGCGATCCCGAGCGGATGACGCCGCTGGATCCGGCCCAGGTGCCGCAGGAAGCGCGCGGCCTGGCCGAAGCGATCAACGGCCTGCTGCAGCGGCTGGATGCCGCACTGGCGCGTGAGCGCAACTTCGTGGCCGATGCTGCGCACGAGCTGCGCACGCCGATCAGCGCGCTGAAGGTGCATGCCGACAACGCGTGCCATGCCGGCGACGACGGCGAACGCCAGGCCTCGCTGCAGCTGCTGGACGCCAGCGTGCAGCGCGTCGAACGCCTGGTGGCGCAGCTGCTGTCGTTGAGCCGCGCGGAAAGCACGGGGCGCGTGGTGGCGCGTGCGCGCCTGGACCTGGCCGCGCTGGCCGGCATCGAGATCGACGCCGCCCGGCCGCTGCTCGATGCACGGGGGCAGACCTTGCGCCTGGACCTGCAGCCGGTGCTGGTGTCGGGCGACGAAATCGCGCTGGGCCTGCTGGTGCGCAACCTGGTGGAGAACGCAGCGCGCTATGCGCCGGCCGGCGCCACCGTGCAGGTGCGCACGTGGAAGGCCGATGGCCGCGCCTTCCTGGCGGTGGACGACAGTGGCCCCGGCATTCCCGACGACGAACGCGAGCGCGTGTTCGATCGCTTCTACCGCCGGCTGGGCAGTCGCCACGAGGGCAGCGGGCTGGGCCTGGCGATCGTGAAGGAAGTGGTCACGGCGCATGCCGGCACCATCCGGCTGGCGCAGTCGTCGCAATGGGGCGGTCTGTCGGTGTCGGTGGAGCTGCCCTGCCTGGCGTGA
- the azu gene encoding azurin, producing MKLSHTLLALALFGAAGMAQAAGNCTVSLKGDDAMKFDLKEATVSASCATITLELTHSGKLPAAAMGHNVVVSKTADLAGVARDGMKAGAAGAYVPAGDARVIAHTALIGGGQKTKITFPGKKLTAGGDYSFFCSFPGHSTLMKGKLVVTK from the coding sequence ATGAAACTCTCCCACACTCTGCTTGCCCTGGCCCTGTTCGGCGCCGCCGGCATGGCCCAGGCCGCCGGCAACTGCACTGTCAGCCTGAAAGGCGACGACGCCATGAAGTTCGACCTGAAGGAGGCCACCGTCTCCGCCAGCTGCGCCACCATCACCCTCGAGCTGACCCACAGCGGCAAGCTGCCGGCCGCGGCGATGGGCCACAACGTGGTGGTGTCCAAGACCGCCGACCTGGCAGGCGTGGCGCGCGACGGCATGAAGGCCGGCGCGGCGGGCGCCTACGTCCCGGCCGGCGACGCGCGCGTGATCGCGCATACCGCGCTGATCGGCGGCGGGCAGAAGACGAAGATCACCTTTCCCGGCAAAAAGCTGACCGCCGGCGGCGACTACAGCTTCTTCTGCAGCTTCCCCGGCCACTCCACGCTGATGAAGGGCAAGCTGGTCGTCACCAAGTAG
- a CDS encoding SCO family protein: MKIASLFLSLLVLAAPLHAQPLPGDSVYHLQAGTQAADGQPVAWSSLRGQPRLVSMFYTNCHLMCPLIIENAKSVQKQLSPAERRRLGVVMVSLDPARDTPAAMQDVAQRHRVPEGWRFLTPATDDVRAIASVLDVRYRFRDDGSINHTSVLVLLDADGRVRARSEVTGAAADPQFLTQVKALLAGP; the protein is encoded by the coding sequence ATGAAGATCGCATCCCTGTTCCTTTCCCTGCTGGTACTCGCCGCGCCGCTGCACGCGCAGCCGCTGCCCGGCGATTCGGTCTACCACCTGCAGGCGGGCACGCAGGCCGCCGACGGACAACCGGTGGCCTGGTCCTCGCTGCGCGGTCAGCCCCGGCTGGTGTCGATGTTCTATACGAACTGCCACCTGATGTGCCCGCTGATCATCGAGAACGCCAAGAGCGTGCAGAAGCAGCTGTCGCCCGCCGAGCGCCGGCGCCTGGGCGTGGTCATGGTCAGCCTGGACCCGGCACGCGACACCCCGGCCGCGATGCAGGACGTCGCCCAGCGCCACCGCGTGCCGGAAGGCTGGCGGTTCCTCACCCCCGCGACCGACGACGTGCGCGCCATCGCCAGCGTACTGGACGTGCGCTACCGGTTCCGCGACGACGGCAGCATCAACCACACCAGCGTGCTGGTGCTGCTGGATGCCGACGGCCGCGTGCGTGCGCGCAGCGAGGTGACCGGCGCGGCCGCCGATCCGCAGTTCCTGACCCAGGTCAAGGCGCTGCTCGCCGGGCCGTGA
- a CDS encoding SUMF1/EgtB/PvdO family nonheme iron enzyme — protein sequence MKRTPPSTATFLLLALASAFAVAGDADSGYRRIEGGDFRSSVRFEEDTRVVRVASFSLMARPVSNRDFAGFLARQPQWRRDRIPAVFASPGYLGHWATADAPGPALDPDAPVVHVNWYAADAYCRAQQARLPRFVEWEYAAAADATRRDARADGAWRMRQVNDGTPHAIDAAAGAPANAYGIHGLHGAHWEWSEDVASLLGDGDRRGQQDGDALRYCGATAMSFNDPGDYGVVKRFVLLSALQPDATLGNLGFRCARSTP from the coding sequence ATGAAACGGACGCCGCCTTCGACCGCCACGTTCCTGCTGCTCGCGCTGGCATCGGCGTTCGCCGTCGCCGGCGACGCGGACAGCGGATACCGGCGCATCGAGGGCGGCGACTTCCGTTCGTCCGTGCGCTTCGAAGAGGACACCCGCGTGGTGCGGGTGGCCTCGTTCTCGCTGATGGCGCGGCCCGTCAGCAATCGCGATTTCGCCGGATTCCTCGCGCGCCAGCCGCAGTGGCGACGCGACCGCATTCCCGCCGTGTTCGCCAGCCCGGGCTACCTGGGGCACTGGGCCACGGCCGACGCACCGGGGCCGGCGCTGGATCCGGATGCGCCGGTCGTGCACGTCAACTGGTATGCCGCCGATGCCTACTGCCGCGCGCAGCAGGCGCGGCTGCCGCGCTTCGTCGAATGGGAATACGCGGCGGCCGCCGACGCCACGCGCCGCGATGCCCGCGCCGATGGTGCGTGGCGGATGCGCCAGGTCAACGACGGTACGCCGCATGCCATCGATGCCGCGGCCGGCGCACCGGCCAATGCCTACGGCATCCATGGCCTGCACGGCGCGCACTGGGAGTGGAGCGAGGATGTCGCCTCCCTGCTGGGCGACGGCGACCGTCGCGGCCAGCAGGATGGCGACGCGCTGCGCTACTGCGGCGCCACCGCCATGAGCTTCAACGATCCCGGCGACTATGGCGTGGTCAAGCGCTTCGTGCTGCTGTCCGCGCTGCAACCCGACGCCACGCTGGGCAACCTCGGTTTCCGCTGTGCCAGGAGCACGCCATGA
- the nirK gene encoding copper-containing nitrite reductase, translated as MKRLYPSLLACALAALSAAPAFAGEQGGRITPAGETIHAVMTAPPMVPPPITRKTPAHVVVDLEMIEKDMRMADGVTYNFWTFGGTVPGSFIRVRKGDTVEFKLKNRHDSHMSHNIDLHAVTGQGGGAEATFTLPGHETQFSFKALNPGLYIYHCAMAPVGMHIANGMYGLILVEPEEGLPPVDKEFYVVQGDFYTEGAYGEPGLQPFSLEKAIDEHPTYVVFNGSVDALQGDNALTAKAGETIRMFVGNGGPNLVSSFHVIGEIFDKVYTEGGSKYQENVQTTLIPAGGSAMVEFKADVPGNFVLVDHSIFRTFHKGSLGILKVEGQKNPDIYTGQQHDIEYPEAKPAAGK; from the coding sequence ATGAAACGCCTGTACCCCTCCCTGCTCGCCTGCGCACTCGCCGCACTGTCGGCTGCCCCCGCCTTCGCCGGCGAACAGGGCGGTCGCATCACGCCGGCCGGAGAAACCATCCACGCCGTGATGACGGCACCGCCGATGGTGCCCCCGCCGATCACGCGCAAGACACCGGCCCATGTCGTCGTCGACCTGGAGATGATCGAGAAGGACATGCGCATGGCCGATGGCGTGACCTACAACTTCTGGACCTTCGGCGGCACCGTGCCGGGCAGCTTCATCCGCGTGCGCAAGGGCGACACGGTGGAGTTCAAGCTGAAGAACCGCCACGACTCGCACATGTCGCACAACATCGACCTGCACGCCGTCACCGGCCAGGGCGGCGGCGCCGAGGCCACGTTCACCCTGCCGGGCCATGAAACGCAGTTCTCGTTCAAGGCGCTGAACCCCGGCCTGTACATCTACCACTGCGCGATGGCGCCGGTCGGCATGCACATCGCCAACGGCATGTACGGCCTGATCCTGGTGGAGCCGGAAGAGGGCCTGCCGCCGGTGGACAAGGAGTTCTACGTGGTGCAGGGCGACTTCTACACCGAAGGCGCGTATGGCGAACCCGGCCTGCAGCCCTTCAGCCTGGAGAAGGCGATCGACGAACATCCGACCTACGTGGTGTTCAACGGCTCGGTGGACGCGCTGCAGGGCGACAACGCGTTGACGGCGAAGGCGGGCGAGACCATCCGCATGTTCGTCGGCAACGGCGGCCCCAACCTGGTGTCCAGCTTCCACGTGATCGGCGAGATCTTCGACAAGGTCTACACCGAAGGCGGCAGCAAGTACCAGGAGAACGTGCAGACCACGCTGATCCCGGCCGGCGGTTCGGCCATGGTCGAGTTCAAGGCGGACGTGCCGGGCAACTTCGTGCTGGTGGACCACAGCATCTTCCGCACGTTCCACAAGGGCTCGCTGGGCATCCTGAAGGTGGAGGGACAGAAGAACCCCGACATCTACACCGGCCAGCAGCACGACATCGAGTACCCGGAAGCCAAGCCGGCGGCCGGCAAGTGA